GTGCGACAACACGCTGCTGATCGCCGAGCGGTGCGAGGTCGAGTTCAACACCGCCGCGAACTACATGCCGCGGTTCCCGGTGCCCGACGGCGAGACCGAGGACAGCTGGCTCATCAAGGAGGTCGAGCAGGGCCTGCACTACCGGTACCCGGCCGGCATCCCCGACCGGGTCCGCAAGCAGGCCGAGTACGAGACCGGGATCATCCTCCAGATGGGCTTCCCCGGATACTTCCTCGTCGTCGCCGACTTCATCAACTGGGCGAAGGACAACGGCATCCGCGTCGGTCCCGGCCGCGGGTCGGGCGCCGGGTCGATGGTGGCGTACGCCATGCGGATCACGGACCTCGATCCGCTCGAGCACGGCCTCATCTTCGAGCGCTTCCTCAACCCGGACCGCGTCTCGATGCCCGACTTCGACGTCGACTTCGACGACCGCCGCCGCGGCGAGGTCATCGACTACGTGACCGACAAGTACGGCTCCGAGCGCGTCGCCCAGATCGTCACGTACGGCACGATCAAGTCGAAGCAGGCGCTGAAGGACGCCGGGCGCGTGCTCGGCTTCCCGTTCAGCATGGGGGAGCGCCTCACGAAGGCGATGCCGCCGGCTGTCATGGGCAAGGACATGCCGCTCAGCGGCATGTACGACAAGGAGCACCCGCGGTTCAAGGAGGCCAGCGAGTTCCGCGCCCTCATCGACACCGACCCCGAGGCCAAGACGGTCTTCGACCGCGCACTCGGGCTCGAGGGCCTCAAGCGCCAGTGGGGCGTGCACGCGGCGGGCGTCATCATGTCCAGCGAGCCGCTGCTGGACGTCATCCCGATCATGCGCCGCGAGCAGGACGGCCAGATCGTCACGCAGTTCGACTACCCGTCGTGCGAGACGCTGGGCCTCATCAAGATGGACTTCCTGGGGCTGCGCAACCTCACGATCATCTCGGACGCCCTCGACAACATCCGCATGAACCGGGGCGAGGAGCTCGATCTCGAGCACCTCGAGCTCGACGACCGCGCCGCCTACGACCTGCTGACCCGCGGCGACACGCTCGGCGTGTTCCAGCTCGACGGCGGCCCCATGCGCTCGCTCCTGCGCCTGATGAAGCCCGACAACTTCGAAGACGTCTCGGCCGTCATCGCGCTCTACCGCCCGGGGCCCATGGGCGCGAACTCGCACATCAACTACGCGCTGCGCAAGAACGGCCAGCAGGATGTCACGCCGATCCACCCGGAGCTCGAGGAGCCGCTCAAGGAGATCCTCGACATCAGCTACGGCCTGATCATCTATCAGGAGCAGGTGATGGCGATCGCGCAGAAGGTGGCCGGCTTCTCCCTCGGTCAAGCCGACATCCTGCGCCGCGCCATGGGCAAGAAGAAGAAGTCCGAGCTCGACAAGCAGTACGAGGGCTTCGCCGGCGGCATGAAGGAGCGCGGCTTCGGCGACGGCGCCGTCAAGGCGCTGTGGGACATCCTGCTGCCGTTCTCGGACTACGCGTTCAACAAGGCGCACTCGGCCGCGTACGGCCTCGTGTCGTACTGGACGGCCTACCTGAAGGCGCACTACCCGGCCGAGTACATGGCGGCGCTGCTGACGAGCGTGGGCGACTCGAAGGACAAGATGGCGGTCTATCTCAACGAGTGCCGCCGCATGGGCATCAAGGTCCTGCCGCCCGACGTGGGGGAGTCGATCCGGTACTTCGCGGCCGTCGGCGACGACATCCGCTTCGGTCTGGGCGCGGTGCGCAACGTCGGGTCGAACGTCGTGGACGGCATCGTCGCCTCCCGCAAGAAGGAGCCCTTCACGGCGTTCCACGACTTCCTCGCCAAGGTCCCGCTGCACGTGGCGAACAAGCGGACCGTCGAATCGCTCATCAAGGCCGGCGCCTTCGATTCGATGGGCAACACGCGGCGCGCACTGCTCGAGATCCACGAGGGCGCTGTCGAGGCCGCCGTCGACGTCAAGAGGAACGAGGCCTCGGGCGCGATCGGCTTCGACTTCGACAGCCTCTACGAAGCCGACGAGGTCCTGCCGCCCCAGGTTCCCGAGCGCCCCGAGTGGACCAAGAAGGACAAGCTCGCCTTCGAGCGCGAGATGCTGGGGCTCTACGTATCGGACCACCCGCTCGCCGGCCTCGAGATCCCGCTCGCGAAGCACGCGTCGACGAGCATCCACGACCTGCTCGCGTCCGAGGACGTCGAGGACGGCTCCCAGGTGACGATCGCCGGGCTGGTCACGAGCGTGCAGCATCGCGTCGCCAAGTCCAGCGGAAACCCGTACGGCATGATCACCGTCGAGGACTTCGACGGCGAGATCACCGTCATGTTCATGGGCAAGACGTACACCGAGTTCTCGTCGATGCTGCAGGCGGACTCCATCCTCGTGGTGCGCGGCCGTGTGTCGCGGCGCGACGACGGCATGAACCTGCACGCGCAGTCGGCGTTCTCACCCGACCTCGGCACGCTCGAGGCGTCGGGCCCGCTCTCGCTCACCGTTCCCGAGAGCCGCGCGACCGAGCGCGTGGTCACCGAGCTCGCCGAGGTTCTCACGCGGCACCGGGGCGAGACCGAAGTCACGCTGCGGCTCCACCGCGGCTCCACCGTCAAGCTGTTCGAGGTGCCGCTTCCGGTCACCGTGACGGCGGACCTGTACGGCGAACTGAAGGGGCTGCTGGGGCCGCAGTGCCTCGGCTGATCTCATCTTCATCTCATGACGCGTGGGTATCATCGTCCAGCGGGCCGCGAGCGTGCGGCCGGGAAGGAAAACTGTGAGCGACGACCAGCTTGACCAGACCCCCGAGACCGTCGAGGCGCCGGTCGCCGAGCCCGAGACGCAGGCTCCCGCCGGCGAGCCCGAAGAGGCGCGACAGTACGGTGTGGGTCCCTTCTCGATCCGCGAGGTCGTGCTCGGCGGCATCTGGCTGGTCGCCTTCGTGGTGTCGTTCTTCCCCGTCGTCGGCGTCGTCGGCGCCGGCCCGTCGGTGTGGGGCAACGGCATCGACTGGGTGCTCACGATCGGCGTGCCCACGGCCGCGGTGTTCCTCATCGGGCTGCGGCGCCTGTCGCCCGACGGCATCCGCCGCGTCGGCTCGCTCGGGATCGACCAGTTCGCGTCGGTCGCCTTCTCGGTCTCCACCATCGTGTGGCTGACGACCATCTGGAGCTCCTTCATCACGCTCGCCTCGAGCCGCGTGTTCCTGGCGACCTGGGTCGTCTGGGTGGAGCTCTTCCTCATGCTCGCCGGAACGCTGCTGACCGTGTTCGGGCCCTTCATCGCCCCGTTCGACCAGGACTTCGTCGGCCGTCCCGAGACGCCCGCGCACCGCAACGCGCGTCCGGTGCGTGCGATCTCGCCGCGCCCGGCTCCGGTCGCCGCCCCGGTCCCGGCCGAGCCGGCAGCAGAGGCCCCTGCGGCCGCCGACGAGGAGGCTGCGGCGCCGGTCTACGCCGTCCCGGCGACGGAAGCCGCCGCGACCGAGGTCGACGAAGTCGGCGCGGCAGACGAGGCCCCCGCGGCCGAGGCCGCCACCGAAGCCGACGAGACGGTCGAGGCCCAGCCCGTCCGTCACCAGGCCTTCTGGGCTCTCGTGCCCGAAGAGCGCGAGATCGTCGACGAGGTCGGCCTCACGCTCTTCCGCATCGGCCCGACCGCGTGGGCGCTGGTGATCGAGGATCGCGGCGAGTCGTTCGTCGTGCGCCACGAGGACGGCCGCATCGGGTACCTGCACGATGTCTCGGATGTCACTCGCGGCTGAGTCCGATCGCGCCGCGCTACGGTAGTCGGATGCTTCGCACCATCGATCTGCGCGGCCGTGCGCTGACACCGGCCGAGCTGCTGGCCACGGTGCCGCGCGCGACCGCGGCGCGCGCCGACGCACTCGCGAAGGCGGCCGAGATCGTCGCCGACGTCGCCGCACACGGCGAGCTCGCCCTGCGCGAGCAGGCCGACCGCTTCGACGGCGTGCGCGACCACGCCCTGCGCGTTCCCGCGGAGCACCTCGACGAGGCGCTCGCGGCGCTCGAGCCGGAGGTCCGGTCCGCGCTCGAAGAGGCGATCGTGCGCGTGCGCGCGGCCTCCGCCGCGCAGGTCCCGCCGCCGGCGGTGACCGACCTCGGGCCCGGAGCGCGCGTCATCCAGCGCTGGCAGCCCGTCCGCCGCGTCGGACTCTACGTTCCCGGCGGCAAGGCGGTGTACCCGTCCAGCGTCGTGATGAACGTCGTGCCCGCTCAGGTGGCGGGCGTCGACGAGGTCGCGCTGGCCTCGCCGCCGCAGCGCGAGCACGACGGTCGGGTGCACCCGGTGATCCTCGCCGCCGCGCGCCTGCTGGGCGTCGACGAGGTCTACGCGATGGGCGGCGCGGGCGCGATCGGAGCGTTCGCACACGGCGTCCCCGACCTCGGACTCGATCCGGTCGACGTCGTCAC
This region of Microbacterium thalassium genomic DNA includes:
- the dnaE gene encoding DNA polymerase III subunit alpha; translated protein: MASDSFVHLHVHSEYSMLDGAAKIGAMTQAAADYGMPAIAVTDHGNTFAAFEFYNAAKASGVKPIVGLEAYVTPGTHRSDKSRVAWGTPEQKSDDVSGAGAYTHMTMWSQSTEGMHNLFRLSSLSSIEGYYFKPRMDRELLETYGKGLIATTGCPSGEVQTRLRLGQYDAARAAAAEFQDIFGKENYFAEIMDHGLSIERRVMTDLLRLAKDLDIPLVATNDSHYTHQHEADAHAALLCVQSGSTLDDPNRFKFDGDGYYIKTAQEMRQIFRDHPEACDNTLLIAERCEVEFNTAANYMPRFPVPDGETEDSWLIKEVEQGLHYRYPAGIPDRVRKQAEYETGIILQMGFPGYFLVVADFINWAKDNGIRVGPGRGSGAGSMVAYAMRITDLDPLEHGLIFERFLNPDRVSMPDFDVDFDDRRRGEVIDYVTDKYGSERVAQIVTYGTIKSKQALKDAGRVLGFPFSMGERLTKAMPPAVMGKDMPLSGMYDKEHPRFKEASEFRALIDTDPEAKTVFDRALGLEGLKRQWGVHAAGVIMSSEPLLDVIPIMRREQDGQIVTQFDYPSCETLGLIKMDFLGLRNLTIISDALDNIRMNRGEELDLEHLELDDRAAYDLLTRGDTLGVFQLDGGPMRSLLRLMKPDNFEDVSAVIALYRPGPMGANSHINYALRKNGQQDVTPIHPELEEPLKEILDISYGLIIYQEQVMAIAQKVAGFSLGQADILRRAMGKKKKSELDKQYEGFAGGMKERGFGDGAVKALWDILLPFSDYAFNKAHSAAYGLVSYWTAYLKAHYPAEYMAALLTSVGDSKDKMAVYLNECRRMGIKVLPPDVGESIRYFAAVGDDIRFGLGAVRNVGSNVVDGIVASRKKEPFTAFHDFLAKVPLHVANKRTVESLIKAGAFDSMGNTRRALLEIHEGAVEAAVDVKRNEASGAIGFDFDSLYEADEVLPPQVPERPEWTKKDKLAFEREMLGLYVSDHPLAGLEIPLAKHASTSIHDLLASEDVEDGSQVTIAGLVTSVQHRVAKSSGNPYGMITVEDFDGEITVMFMGKTYTEFSSMLQADSILVVRGRVSRRDDGMNLHAQSAFSPDLGTLEASGPLSLTVPESRATERVVTELAEVLTRHRGETEVTLRLHRGSTVKLFEVPLPVTVTADLYGELKGLLGPQCLG